In uncultured Methanobacterium sp., a genomic segment contains:
- a CDS encoding isocitrate/isopropylmalate dehydrogenase family protein, whose protein sequence is MYTITVISGDGIGPEVMGVTLDILKASDLEFEFKEARAGYACFKDTGTNLPDETVEMAKSSDATLFGAVTSVPEQKTAGSILALRKKLGLYANLRPVKSYPGVKAVYDDLDILIIRENSEGLYSEIEEYTEEGATALRVITRKASERISHIAFKEALKRGKKRVTAVHKANVLRKTDGVFRDSFWKVANEYNQMNDYSDIETDEFYVDAAAMFLVTDPYKFQVLVTTNLFGDILSDEGAGLVGGLGMAPSANIGDDNGLFEPVHGSAPDIAGKGVANPAAMILSACLMLNFLGEHQEAFKLEESLIKVLEQGKYLTPDLGGTSTTEEMARAVREIFEK, encoded by the coding sequence ATGTACACAATAACAGTAATATCAGGAGATGGCATAGGTCCGGAGGTTATGGGGGTTACCCTGGATATTCTCAAAGCTTCTGATCTGGAATTTGAGTTTAAGGAAGCCAGGGCAGGTTATGCCTGCTTTAAGGATACTGGAACTAATCTGCCGGATGAAACAGTGGAAATGGCGAAAAGTAGTGATGCAACTCTTTTCGGAGCAGTTACCTCCGTTCCCGAACAGAAAACTGCGGGTTCCATACTTGCACTCAGAAAAAAATTAGGTTTATATGCCAATTTAAGACCGGTTAAATCATACCCTGGGGTGAAAGCAGTTTACGATGATCTGGATATCTTAATAATTCGGGAAAACAGCGAAGGTCTTTACTCTGAAATTGAGGAGTACACCGAAGAGGGGGCAACAGCATTAAGAGTCATCACCCGGAAGGCATCAGAGCGCATATCACACATAGCATTTAAAGAAGCTCTTAAAAGAGGTAAAAAACGGGTAACTGCAGTTCATAAGGCCAACGTCCTTAGGAAAACTGATGGTGTATTCAGAGATTCGTTCTGGAAAGTTGCCAATGAATACAACCAGATGAATGATTACAGTGATATTGAGACTGATGAATTTTATGTGGATGCAGCAGCCATGTTTCTGGTCACTGATCCATATAAGTTCCAGGTACTGGTAACCACCAACCTTTTCGGTGATATATTATCTGATGAGGGTGCTGGACTGGTAGGTGGTCTGGGAATGGCACCATCTGCTAATATTGGGGATGATAATGGATTGTTTGAACCAGTACATGGTTCTGCCCCTGATATTGCAGGGAAAGGTGTGGCTAACCCTGCAGCTATGATTTTATCAGCTTGTTTAATGCTTAATTTTTTGGGAGAACATCAGGAGGCATTTAAACTGGAAGAATCTTTGATAAAGGTTC